The Ascochyta rabiei chromosome 5, complete sequence genome has a segment encoding these proteins:
- a CDS encoding Branchpoint-bridging protein, which translates to MSWRNQGITGSNNIPLGNRRRFGGDDEAGGYNPSAPAEGLSELKRGRSPERAADGPRQRKKRNRWGDASENKAAGLMGLPTAIYSAMTTEQLDAYTLHLRIEEITQKLKINDVVPADGDRSPSPPPQYDNFGRRVNTREFRYRKRLEDERHKLVEKAMKTLPNYHPPADYRRPTKTQEKVYVPVNDYPEINFIGLLIGPRGNTLKKMESESGAKIAIRGKGSVKEGKGRSDAAHTSNQEEDLHCLIMADTEEKVNKAKKLIHNVIETAASIPEGQNELKRNQLRELAALNGTLRDDENQACQNCGEIGHRKYDCPQKQNFTASIICRVCGQAGHMARDCPDRKVGQPWRNDNRFGGDRPQARIGDAPENELDAFLSEMGGGGGGQPRGAIEYNGGGAGGDSYGGGERNLKPWERGPTGGAAPWARSDSRGERGDSNAAAPPPWAGGGAGAGAGGSYDQSGGYGNGAAPWAAAAPAAGASYGYGNYGAGYDQSAAATGYGAPGYSAPGYGAPAAAAGPPPGLGPLFQSYGSAGSPPPPPPPPSGSVPPPPPGDVPPPPPPSDVPPPPPPPA; encoded by the exons ATGTCGTGGCGCAACCAAGGCATCACCGGTTCGAACAACATCCCGCTCGGCAACCGCCGACGATTCGGCGGCGATGATGAAGCGGGAGGCTACAACCCTTCTGCACCGGCGGAAGGCTTGTCTGAGCTGAAGCGTGGGCGCAGCCCGGAGCGAG CGGCCGACGGTCCCAGACAGCGCAAAAAGCGCAACCGATGGGGAGATGCCAGCGAGAACAAGGCTGCTGGTCTGATGGGCTTGCCCACTGCCATCTACTCAGCCATGACCACAGAGCAGCTTGATGCCTACACCCTGCACTTGCGCATTGAAGAGATCACACAGAAGCTGAAGATTAACGATGTTGTACCGGCGGACGGTGACAG ATCTCCATCACCGCCTCCTCAGTACGACAACTTCGGTCGCCGTGTCAACACGCGCGAGTTCCGCTACCGCAAACGCCTCGAAGACGAACGCCACAAGCTTGTTGAGAAGGCGATGAAGACGCTTCCTAACTACCACCCGCCCGCCGATTACAGGAGGCCTACTAAGACACAGGAGAAGGTCTATGTGCCAGTCAATGACTATCCGGAGATTAACTTCA TTGGTTTACTTATTGGACCTCGTGGAAACACCCTCAAGAAGATGGAGTCTGAGTCCGGCGCGAAGATCGCGATTCGTGGCAAAGGCTCTGTCAAGGAGGGTAAAGGACGATCTGACGCAGCTCATACCAGCAATCAGGAGGAGGACCTGCACTGCTTGATCATGGCAGACACCGAAGAGAAGGTCAACAAGGCCAAGAAGCTCATTCACAACGTCATTgagact GCCGCCTCTATTCCCGAAGGACAGAACGAACTCAAACGCAACCAGCTCCGTGAGCTTGCCGCCCTTAACGGTACTCTTCGTGACGACGAGAACCAAGCTTGCCAGAACTGTGGTGAGATCGGTCACCGCAAGTACGACTGCCCCCAGAAGCAGAACTTTACTGCAAGCATTATTTGCCGTGTCTGTGGTCAGGCTGGACACATGGCTCGTGATTGTCCCGATCGCAAGGTTGGACAGCCGTGGCGCAACGACAACCGCTTCGGTGGCGACCGGCCCCAGGCCCGCATTGGAGATGCTCCCGAGAACGAGCTGGACGCTTTCTTGTCCGAAATgggtggtggcggcggcggacaGCCCCGTGGAGCTATCGAATACAACGGCGGTGGTGCTGGCGGCGACAGCTATGGAGGTGGCGAGCGCAACCTCAAGCCTTGGGAGCGCGGCCCGACTGGCGGTGCTGCACCCTGGGCGCGCAGCGACAGCCGTGGCGAACGTGGCGACAGCAATGCAGCTGCTCCTCCTCCCTgggctggtggtggtgctggcgcCGGTGCCGGTGGCTCGTACGATCAGAGCGGCGGGTATGGAAACGGTGCCGCACCGTGGGCCGCTGCCGCTCCAGCTGCTGGAGCCTCTTACGGCTATGGAAACTACGGAGCTGGCTACGACCAGAGCGCTGCAGCAACAGGCTACGGTGCCCCAGGCTATAGTGCTCCCGGTTACGGCGCTCCTGCGGCTGCTGCCGGTCCTCCTCCTGGTCTGGGCCCTCTGTTCCAGTCTTATGGATCTGCTGGAAGCCcgcctcctccacctccaccgccCTCTGGCTCTGTACCCCCGCCACCTCCGGGCGATGTTCCTCCCCCGCCTCCGCCTAGCGATGtccctcctccacctccacctccggCGTGA
- a CDS encoding Glutathione transferase, translated as MSSQGSDIVLYTTQTPNGIKISITLEELGLPYKVEKIDISKNTQKEDWFLAINPNGRIPALTDKFTDGQTINLFESGSIMQYLVERYDTEYKISYPKGSREWYEMNNWLFFQNAGLGPMQGQANHFNRYAPEHIEYGVNRYTNETRRLYSVLDKHLASDKRPYLTGEKCTIADIAHWGWVAAAGWAGVEIENYPNLKAWEERMAERSGVEKGRHVPDPHKIKELLKDKAKMEQHAADARKWVQAGMKADAEKSGK; from the exons ATGTCGTCTCAAGGATCAGACATCGTTCTTTACACAACGCAGACGCCTAATGGCATCAAGATCTCCATCACCCTAGAAGAGCTCGG TCTACCCTACAAGGTCGAGAAAATCGATATCAGCAAGAACACGCAGAAGGAGGACTGGTTCCTCGCCATCAACCCCAATGGCCGCATTCCCGCTCTTACCGACAAGTTCACCGACGGTCAGACGATCAACTTGTTCGAGTCTGGAAGCATCATGCAGTATCTTGTCGAGCGCTACGATACTGAGTACAAGATCTCGTATCCCAAGGGTAGCCGTGAGTGGTATGAGATGAACAACTGGCTGTTCTTCCAGAACGCTGGGTTGGGCCCCATGCAGGGTCAAGCTA ACCACTTCAACCGCTACGCCCCTGAGCATATCGAGTACGGAGTGAACCGATACACGAATGAGACGCGCCGCCTCTACTCGGTACTTGACAAGCATCTGGCATCTGACAAGCGACCGTACCTGACGGGCGAGAAATGCACTATCGCTG ACATCGCGCACTGGGGCTGGGTCGCAGCGGCAGGTTGGGCAGGTGTTGAGATCGAAAACTACCCGAACCTCAAGGCGTGGGAAGAGCGGATGGCTGAGCGATCCGGCGTCGAGAAAGGACGCCACGTACCGGATCCACACAAGATCAAGGAACTGCTGAAAGACAAGGCCAAGATGGAGCAGCACGCTGCGGATGCTCGTAAGTGGGTACAAGCTGGCATGAAGGCAGATGCCGAAAAATCTGGCAAGTAA